ATTACAAAGGTCTTTAACGCCCAAAACCCTGTTGTACAAGCACAAGAAATCAAACAGACGATCACCCATGATGCAAAAGGACACATAGCAAACCAGCCATTCCATGCCCCGCCGCAAAACCGGGAACGGAAAGACTGGTTTATTCCTGCTAATGAAAAAATGCGGTCATTCGGCCAGCATATCGACCACGAATTAAGTATGCGCGGGCATCGCGTAGAAATGCCCGATAACAGCAGTAATAATGACTCAAGCTTGCAGGGTGCGTTCCAATCAGGCGCAACGTCCGGCAAGCAAACCACTTATGAAACGGTGAAAGAGAAGGTCAAAACAGAAGCGCAGGACAAGCGCGAAGATATACCGCCACAATACAAACAAGAACCTTACGAACCTGAAACACCCCAAGAATCGAAAATGTCTGGGGCTTTCAGCAGAGCCAGCGCAAATGACGTGCCCAAGCAACGGCATTCCTCTGACCCCAGCTATGACCTATAAACGTATGCGGTCCGAGGTAAGTCCTTATCAAGCGCAACTTTGAGAGTTTTTAAACACCTTAATAGGTTAATTTTACACAGTTTCTTACACATAATCGCAAAATTTTAAAAATAGTCGTTATATATCAGTCGACTATAGTTATACATAATAAACTTGAAATGCTGAAATGACATGGTTCCTCCTTTAAGTCTGAGTTTTCAGCCTATTCGGGAGGTTTTTCGGTGTGGGGGTATGAAAATAGAACGAACCAACACCGGAAATTCCTTCCCGATGCGGTCCGACATCACGGCAAACCTGACATATTATGGTCTGCCGCCAGAGGGGCCCGGCCCGCTTACTCTTCCATATTTAATCCCGGAATGTGGCATTTCAAGGGCCAACCAAAACACCCGAAACGCTGCAGCCGCCAACTAACATATTGAAAACAATAAACAATAAAAACCAGGCGTAAGCCCAGAAAAGCAAAAAACCCGCACAAGGCGGGCTTTTTTGGCTTCATCCATCTGCGGGAGAGGGCCCGCAATGAAATGGTGGAGGGGACAGGATTTGAACCTGTGTACTCGTAAGAGGCCAGATTTACAGTCTGGTGCCATTAACCACTCGGCCACCCCTCCATGCCCTTGAACAGGCCCGGTGAAGAAAAAGGTTTTTGCATTTTCTGTCAAGACATGATTTATGAGGCCACCCGTAAAATACAGAGAAAAAGCGAAAAAACCCATGGCACCCAGACAAAATCCCCCCGGTCGCGGCCCACGCGCAGGCAAAGGACCCACAGATCGATCCACAGGACGATCCACAGGCGGACGCTCTGGTGGCCGTGACGGTGGTCGCGATGGCTTCAAACCCCGCCGCGAAGGTAGTTTCGATAAGCCGCGCCGCGAGGGTGGATTTGACCGTCCCCGCGATGATCGCCCGCGTTCCGACCGCCCGTATGGTGATCGCCCCCGCCGCGAAGGCGGTTTTGACAAACCACGTCGTGAGGGTGGCTTTGACAAGCCCCGCCGTGAAGGTGGCTTCGACCGCCCGCGTTCCGACCGTCCTTACGGTGATCGCCCGCAACGCGAAGGTGGTTTTGACAGACCGCGCCGCGAGGGGGGATTTGATCGTCCGCGCTCTGATCGCCCGTATGGTGATCGCCCCCGTCGTGAAGGCGGCTTTGACAAGCCTCGTCGCGAAGGCGGCTTCGATAAACCACGTCGTGAAGGTGGCTTCGACCGTCCCCGTGAAGATCGTCCGTATGGTGATCGTCCGCGCCGTGAGGGTGGGTTTGATCGCCCCCGCCGCGAAAGCGGTTTTGATAAACCGCGTCGTGAAGGCGGATTCGACCACCCGCAACGCGATGGTGGTTTTGACCGCAAACCGCGCCGTGATGACCGCCATGAAGGCCGCGCCCCGTTCAAAGGCCGTGGTGAAGACGTAGAAACCACGGACACAGCCGTCGAACAGCCGAAGCGCGACCAAATGCGCCTGAAGGCTGGCGGGCGCCCGAGCCACCGCCCGAACCTGTACGGCATGCACGCCGTACGCGCCGCATGGTTGAACCCGAACCGCAACATCCACGCTTTGTATTTGAGCGAAGCCGCGATGGAAACATTCGCCCCGGTTCTGGAAGAAGCGGCGAAAGCCGGCCTGAACCGTCCGGAACCGCTGGCGGTTAGCAAGGACGACATGGATCGCCTGTTCCCGCCGGGTGCCGTGCACCAGGGTATTGCCTTGGCTTGCGGCCAATTGGAAGATGTATCGGTCGAAGACCTGATCATCAGCGGCAATGCAAAAGAGCGCAGTGTGATTGTCATGCTGGATCAAGTGACCGACCCGCATAACGTTGGCGCGATTTTGCGTTCGGCGTCGGCGTTCGGCGCAACCGGTGTCGTGATGCAGAAAATGCACGCGCCGGAATTGATCGGCGTTCTGGCCAAAACCGCATGCGGTGCCGTGGACCATTTGGACGTGGCCTATGAAACCAACCTGTCCCGGACGCTGGAAAAGCTGAAGGAAGACGGATACGTAACCATTGGCATGGACGAGCGTGGCGAAAAAACCATCGCCGAACTGGACCGTCCGGAGAAATGCGTCATCGTTCTGGGCGCCGAAGGCCCGGGCATGCGCCGTCTGGTGCGTGAAAATTGTGACGTGCTGGTCCGCCTGCCGACACACGAACCGATTGCCAGCCTGAACGTATCCAACGCGGCGGCTGTGGCCCTGTATGCCATGCTGGCCTAAGACCCGCTTAAAAAATCGAACTTTAAAAACCCTTCCGGCCCGCCGGGAGGGTTTTTTACATACAGATAAAACGCCCCCCTTGAACCCCGGCGGTGATGGCCTAGGTTGAAAGCGGTCCATACGCAACAAGGGGAAACATTATGTCCTATACACTTTACTACAAACCGGGTGCCTGCTCGATGGCGATGCACGTGATCCTGAACGAACTGAACGTCCCGTTTGAGGCCGTGAAGCAGGATGATTTGAAAGCACCCGATTTCCTGAAACTCAACCCGCGTGGTCAAGTTCCTTTGTTGCTCGTGGACGGTGAATCGGTGAAAGAAGGCGCAGCCATCATCACCTATCTGCTCGACACCCATGCCAATGACCTGATGCCAACATCCGGCATTGCCCGGGCCAAGGCGCTGGAATGGCTGATGTGGTGCAATGCCTCCCTGCACCCGGCGTGCACGCGGATGTTCTGGCTGAACAAACAAACGCTGGATGAGGCGACAAAGGCCCAGCTGGTCCCCTTGTTCCTTGCTGGTATCCAAACCCTGTGGGATGAGGCGGACGCCCGCCTGGCCACCACGAAATATCTGGCCGGTGATAAAGTCACCGCGGCCGACATTTTGTTGTCCGTCATTGCCAACTGGGGCCTGCCGGTCACGCTGGGCGCGAATGTGAAGCGCGTTTTGAAAGACGTGAGCAGCCGCCCGGCCTATCAAAAAACACTGGCCGCCGAACAGATTGAATACAAGGCCGCCGCATAAGATCGGTCCCACCATTTAAAAAGCCGCCCTTCACCGGGCGGCTTTTTCATGCGCACCTGCAACACGGGTGACAATTGCCCTTTGCGCCATGCTCACGTACCCTTTTGTCCAACAGAACCCGTCACCCCGGCAAAAGCCGGAATGACGCGCAGGAATGAACGAAGGGAAACACCATGGGCGAATTATGGACCACGCTGAAAAGCGACCGCATGTTGACGCTGGCGATTTTTGTCGCGGCGCTCGGATATTTTGTCGATGTGTATGATCTGGTTCTGTTCAGCGTGTTGCGCGTCGCCAGCCTGAAGGACCTTGGCCTGTCCGGGGACTCCCTGACCGACAGCGGCGCGCTTCTGCTCAACATGCAATTGATCGGGTTTTTGATTGGCGGGTTGATCTGGGGTGTGATGGGTGACCGCGTCGGCCGGAAACAGGTTTTGTTCGGGTCCATCCTGCTTTATTCGCTGGCCAACATTGCCAATGCTTTTGTCACCGATATTCCGCAATATGCGCTGTGCCGCCTGCTGGCCGGGATTGGTTTGGCCGGGGAAATCGGCGCGGGCATTACGTTGGTCAGTGAAATGATGCCGCGTCATTTGCGCGGATACGGCACCACCATCGTCGCTACGGTCGGCGTGATGGGCGGCGTGGCCGCCGGGTTCACCGGACATATGTTGCCGTGGGAAACCGCCTATATCGTTGGTGGGGTGATGGGGCTGGCGCTGCTGCTGCTGCGCGTATCGTTGTCTGATTCCAAAATGTTCAAAACTGTCCGCGATGATGACACGATCAAGCGCGGGGATTTGAAAATGCTCCTCACCTCCGCCAGCCGGATGAAGCGTTATATCGCCTGTATTCTGGTTGGCACGCCACCATGGTTCGTGGTAGCGGTGTTGATTACGTTCGCCCCGGAAATTGGCGCGGCGATGAATGTAACCGGGCCGCTGTCTGTCGCAACCGCGTTGCCGCTGTGTTATCTGGGTTTAACCGTCGGCGATGGGGTCAGTGGGATTTTGAGCCAACGTCTGCACAGCCGGAAAAAAGTGATCGGTCTGTTCATGGGGCTGGGCACGATCCTGACCATCATCTTCCTGAATTTGAACGGCATCAGCCCGACCACCTACTACGCCTTCTGTTTCGCCATCGGGTTTTCGATGGGGTTCTGGGTGTTGATGCTGACCTCTGCCGCTGAACAATTCGGCACCAATCTGCGCGCCACCGTGGCGACATCGGTGCCCAATTTCGTGCGCGGCACAGGGGCGTTGGTCATCTCCGCGTTCGTCATGCTGAAACCCGATCTGGGCGTGGTCAGTGCGGCCATGATTGTGGGCCTCGCCACCTACGCCATCGCCGCCGCCGCATTGTGGGGCATGCGGGAGACCTGCAACGTCGATCTGGATTTTATCGAGGACAGCGTGCCCGCAAAAACGGCGTAAATCCGGTCCGCACCAACCAACGCCCCACCCTGTCATCACATTATGTAAA
The window above is part of the Micavibrio aeruginosavorus ARL-13 genome. Proteins encoded here:
- the rlmB gene encoding 23S rRNA (guanosine(2251)-2'-O)-methyltransferase RlmB → MAPRQNPPGRGPRAGKGPTDRSTGRSTGGRSGGRDGGRDGFKPRREGSFDKPRREGGFDRPRDDRPRSDRPYGDRPRREGGFDKPRREGGFDKPRREGGFDRPRSDRPYGDRPQREGGFDRPRREGGFDRPRSDRPYGDRPRREGGFDKPRREGGFDKPRREGGFDRPREDRPYGDRPRREGGFDRPRRESGFDKPRREGGFDHPQRDGGFDRKPRRDDRHEGRAPFKGRGEDVETTDTAVEQPKRDQMRLKAGGRPSHRPNLYGMHAVRAAWLNPNRNIHALYLSEAAMETFAPVLEEAAKAGLNRPEPLAVSKDDMDRLFPPGAVHQGIALACGQLEDVSVEDLIISGNAKERSVIVMLDQVTDPHNVGAILRSASAFGATGVVMQKMHAPELIGVLAKTACGAVDHLDVAYETNLSRTLEKLKEDGYVTIGMDERGEKTIAELDRPEKCVIVLGAEGPGMRRLVRENCDVLVRLPTHEPIASLNVSNAAAVALYAMLA
- a CDS encoding glutathione S-transferase family protein; the protein is MSYTLYYKPGACSMAMHVILNELNVPFEAVKQDDLKAPDFLKLNPRGQVPLLLVDGESVKEGAAIITYLLDTHANDLMPTSGIARAKALEWLMWCNASLHPACTRMFWLNKQTLDEATKAQLVPLFLAGIQTLWDEADARLATTKYLAGDKVTAADILLSVIANWGLPVTLGANVKRVLKDVSSRPAYQKTLAAEQIEYKAAA
- a CDS encoding MFS transporter, which produces MGELWTTLKSDRMLTLAIFVAALGYFVDVYDLVLFSVLRVASLKDLGLSGDSLTDSGALLLNMQLIGFLIGGLIWGVMGDRVGRKQVLFGSILLYSLANIANAFVTDIPQYALCRLLAGIGLAGEIGAGITLVSEMMPRHLRGYGTTIVATVGVMGGVAAGFTGHMLPWETAYIVGGVMGLALLLLRVSLSDSKMFKTVRDDDTIKRGDLKMLLTSASRMKRYIACILVGTPPWFVVAVLITFAPEIGAAMNVTGPLSVATALPLCYLGLTVGDGVSGILSQRLHSRKKVIGLFMGLGTILTIIFLNLNGISPTTYYAFCFAIGFSMGFWVLMLTSAAEQFGTNLRATVATSVPNFVRGTGALVISAFVMLKPDLGVVSAAMIVGLATYAIAAAALWGMRETCNVDLDFIEDSVPAKTA